The following are encoded together in the Coffea arabica cultivar ET-39 chromosome 1c, Coffea Arabica ET-39 HiFi, whole genome shotgun sequence genome:
- the LOC113731265 gene encoding cationic peroxidase 1-like → MAIEHSSVKCSFVYSSCFLVLLVLNFSSAQLSSNFYAKTCPKALYTIRNVVSNAVVKEHRMGASLLRLHFHDCFVNGCDASVLLDDTSSFTGEKGAGANVNSLRGFDVIDTVKTQLESICPGVVSCADILAVAARDSVVALGGPTWNVQLGRRDSTTASLDDANKVANIPSPAMDLSDILTVFTNKGFTTKEMVALLGSHTIGQARCLTFRNRVYNETLIDASFATSLKTNCPITLGDDNLTALDASSPILFDNGYFHNLVKNEGLLHSDQQLFSGGSTDSQVSAYRANFITFFVDFANAILKMGNLSPLTGNNGEIRTNCRKVN, encoded by the exons ATGGCAATAGAGCACTCATCAGTGAAGTGCAGCTTCGTCTACTCATCCTGTTTTCTAGTACTACTTGTCTTAAACTTCTCGTCAGCGCAATTGTCCTCAAATTTCTATGCAAAAACATGCCCCAAAGCTCTTTACACCATCAGAAATGTCGTCAGTAACGCCGTGGTCAAGGAGCATCGCATGGGGGCCTCCCTCCTCCGCCTTCATTTCCATGATTGCTTTGTCAAT GGATGTGATGCTTCAGTTTTGCTGGATGATACTTCAAGTTTCACTGGAGAAAAGGGGGCTGGTGCAAATGTAAACTCTTTGAGGGGTTTTGACGTAATTGACACCGTTAAAACTCAGCTAGAGAGCATATGTCCGGGTGTAGTTTCTTGTGCAGATATTCTGGCTGTTGCGGCAAGAGATTCAGTTGTTGCT TTGGGTGGACCGACATGGAACGTTCAATTAGGCAGAAGAGACTCTACCACGGCAAGTCTTGATGATGCAAACAAAGTTGCCAACATTCCATCGCCTGCAATGGATCTCAGCGACATTTTAACCGTCTTTACCAACAAGGGTTTCACCACTAAAGAAATGGTTGCCCTTTTGG GATCTCACACAATAGGCCAAGCCAGATGCTTAACATTTCGCAATCGCGTCTACAACGAGACTCTGATTGATGCATCATTCGCTACTTCACTGAAAACTAATTGTCCTATCACACTTGGTGATGACAACCTTACTGCACTGGACGCCAGCTCCCCGATTCTATTTGACAACGGCTATTTCCATAATCTTGTTAAAAACGAAGGCCTTCTACATTCGGACCAACAACTCTTCAGTGGTGGGTCCACGGATTCTCAAGTTAGTGCTTATCGAGCTAACTTTATCACTTTCTTTGTCGATTTCGCCAATGCAATCCTCAAAATGGGAAATCTCAGCCCACTTACCGGTAACAATGGCGAGATCAGAACTAATTGCAGGAAAGTCAATTGA
- the LOC113743033 gene encoding peroxidase RIP1-like, whose translation MSRFQCSPLCLTVAAIIAFTHTCAQLTPDFYEQACPDALPTIRGVVEQAIQQEPRMGASLLRLHFHDCFVNGCDGSNLLDDTPTFTGEKTAGPNLNSLRGFDVVDQIKSELNSVCNGNVVSCADIVAVAARDSVNIFGGPAYQVLLGRRDATTASFNDANNDIPPPSSNLQALLSNFQNHGLNLQDLVVLSGGHTIGVARCAIYLPRITNDTNIDSDFRASLQKGCPNAGAQNDNTSPLDSTTTLFDTVYFKDLLQFKGLLHSDQELFKNDGSETDGLVTLYSNNPEAFWADFGASMIKMGNLKPLTGQNGQIRQNCRRVN comes from the exons ATGTCTAGATTCCAATGTTCTCCATTGTGTTTGACGGTTGCTGCTATTATTGCATTTACGCATACTTGTGCACAACTTACTCCTGATTTCTATGAGCAAGCGTGCCCGGATGCTTTGCCCACGATCAGAGGCGTTGTTGAGCAAGCAATTCAGCAGGAGCCACGCATGGGTGCGTCGCTGCTTCGCTTACATTTTCACGATTGTTTTGTCAAC GGTTGTGACGGATCAAATCTATTAGATGATACCCCAACTTTCACAGGAGAAAAAACAGCCGGTCCCAATCTTAATTCCCTGAGAGGATTTGATGTGGTCGACCAAATCAAATCAGAGTTGAACTCAGTATGCAATGGCAACGTAGTCTCGTGTGCTGATATCGTCGCAGTTGCAGCTAGGGACTCCGTAAACATT TTTGGAGGTCCAGCCTACCAAGTTTTACTAGGCAGAAGAGATGCAACAACCGCCAGCTTCAACGATGCTAATAACGATATCCCCCCTCCATCTTCGAACCTCCAAGCTCTTTTGTCCAATTTCCAAAATCATGGGCTGAATTTACAGGATCTGGTGGTCCTATCCGGTGGCCATACCATCGGTGTTGCACGGTGCGCTATCTACCTGCCCAGGATAACCAATGACACGAATATCGATTCTGATTTTAGAGCCTCATTGCAGAAGGGGTGCCCTAATGCTGGAGCTCAAAATGATAATACCAGCCCTCTTGACTCCACTACAACATTATTTGACACTGTCTACTTCAAGGATTTGCTGCAATTTAAAGGTCTTCTTCACTCTGATCAAGAGCTCTTTAAAAATGATGGAAGTGAAACGGATGGCCTAGTGACACTCTACAGTAACAACCCCGAGGCATTTTGGGCTGATTTTGGCGCCTCTATGATCAAGATGGGCAATTTGAAGCCACTCACTGGCCAAAATGGTCAGATCAGGCAGAATTGCAGAAGGGTCAACTAA